One window from the genome of Serinibacter salmoneus encodes:
- a CDS encoding recombinase family protein, which translates to MALVGLVRVSTSAQEARRQHDALDPICIRVFEEKVSGGLTVDARPGLQEALDYIRPGDMLTVQEVDRLGRNLLEGLIVLNDLFGRGVSVKVLDGIAAGEHTERSLILDIALALAEDRRRDISRKTRDGLAAARARGIVGGRPSVVDADKRRVLFARRDEGESIRKIADALGISVGTVHKELRQREATVGAAN; encoded by the coding sequence GTGGCGCTAGTCGGATTGGTACGGGTCAGCACGAGCGCGCAGGAGGCACGCCGCCAGCACGATGCCCTTGACCCGATCTGCATCAGAGTCTTCGAGGAGAAGGTCAGCGGCGGCCTGACCGTGGACGCCCGGCCGGGCCTCCAGGAGGCTCTGGACTACATCCGCCCGGGCGACATGCTCACCGTGCAGGAGGTCGACCGCCTTGGGCGCAACCTCCTGGAGGGACTGATCGTCCTCAACGACCTGTTCGGCCGCGGTGTCTCGGTCAAGGTACTAGACGGTATCGCCGCTGGAGAGCACACCGAACGGTCCCTGATCCTGGACATCGCCCTCGCCCTTGCCGAGGATCGCCGCCGCGACATCTCTCGCAAGACGCGGGACGGGCTCGCCGCGGCCCGGGCGCGCGGGATCGTCGGTGGCCGGCCCAGTGTCGTGGACGCCGACAAGCGCCGGGTTCTCTTCGCCCGCCGCGACGAGGGTGAGTCGATCCGCAAGATCGCGGATGCGCTAGGCATCTCGGTTGGGACTGTGCACAAGGAGCTGCGGCAGCGGGAAGCCACGGTCGGTGCAGCCAACTAG
- a CDS encoding transposase translates to MAEASSSLFMAECIRNPVMRSTGGWKSVADVELAVIECADWFNHRRLHGEIGLVPPAELEDTSWQHHHAPDNPAQLTAGAR, encoded by the coding sequence ATGGCCGAGGCGTCTAGTTCGCTGTTCATGGCCGAGTGCATCCGCAACCCGGTCATGCGCTCGACGGGCGGCTGGAAGTCCGTCGCGGACGTGGAGCTCGCCGTTATCGAGTGCGCTGACTGGTTCAACCACCGGCGCCTGCACGGCGAGATCGGGCTCGTCCCACCAGCCGAGCTCGAAGACACGTCCTGGCAGCACCACCATGCTCCAGACAACCCGGCCCAACTCACAGCCGGAGCCAGGTAG
- a CDS encoding PASTA domain-containing protein, which produces MLVVAPLSACSESAPPVMPDVVGQPLDIGASEIEASGFTDDVEVEGGGVFGVVDESNWTICEQTPSAGDPIAGTPVLTVDRECTSTGSDTADEAEDTASPAATAEESETSEPLPEYAGPDYEIVIVDDNVGPADLSQFWILVEGFDGTDSASRDSIKQVISDVATSAGTAEVLVEVVTDRQIAEAEAISTWEDFVAEHGEDYAINTIPQLEVEGWVASYSGGIDHDAGEASDAPDAYQIAWWPAGQAEIETWRPDVPAGN; this is translated from the coding sequence ATGCTCGTGGTGGCACCTCTGTCCGCGTGCTCCGAATCCGCGCCGCCAGTGATGCCAGACGTCGTCGGCCAGCCTCTGGACATCGGCGCTTCGGAGATCGAGGCGAGCGGCTTCACGGATGACGTCGAAGTCGAGGGAGGCGGAGTCTTCGGAGTCGTCGACGAATCCAACTGGACCATCTGCGAACAGACACCTTCGGCCGGCGATCCAATCGCGGGGACACCCGTCCTCACAGTCGACCGAGAGTGCACGTCCACCGGCTCTGACACGGCGGATGAGGCAGAAGACACAGCCAGCCCGGCAGCTACCGCTGAGGAGTCCGAGACCTCAGAGCCTCTCCCGGAGTACGCGGGACCAGATTACGAAATCGTGATCGTCGACGATAATGTCGGTCCAGCCGACTTGAGTCAGTTCTGGATTCTCGTCGAAGGCTTCGACGGCACAGACTCTGCCTCGCGAGACTCGATCAAGCAGGTCATCTCCGACGTTGCCACCAGCGCCGGCACCGCGGAGGTCTTGGTCGAGGTTGTCACGGATCGTCAGATCGCCGAGGCTGAAGCCATCTCGACATGGGAAGACTTCGTTGCCGAGCACGGAGAGGACTACGCCATCAACACGATCCCGCAACTCGAGGTCGAGGGCTGGGTGGCCTCATACAGCGGCGGGATCGACCACGATGCCGGAGAAGCGTCAGACGCTCCTGATGCGTACCAGATCGCGTGGTGGCCAGCCGGACAGGCGGAGATCGAGACGTGGAGGCCCGACGTCCCTGCCGGCAACTGA
- a CDS encoding CBS domain-containing protein — MSDDELTDRFLNACEDAKRALERRTKKSYTGLGEALRRDGDHPLVKPYIAELKAYVELRNAIAHGDRRDGKPIATPRADAVERMEALALRIENPPKVSQFMVKALRTVREETTLREASLIIVQESLSQLPVVNESGRVEWLLTTNALARWLGAMYKEDGFLVEEGGTVAEVRAYAEQQDRAETTSPNTLARKACNRLSASDAPAALLVTTNGKESGQLQGILTRFDVPRVLAALSS; from the coding sequence ATGAGTGACGACGAGTTGACGGACCGGTTCCTCAACGCCTGCGAGGACGCCAAGCGCGCGCTGGAGCGCAGAACGAAGAAGTCCTACACGGGCCTCGGTGAGGCTCTACGAAGGGACGGCGACCACCCTCTCGTGAAGCCATACATCGCCGAGCTCAAGGCCTACGTAGAACTTCGCAACGCGATCGCTCACGGGGACCGCAGGGATGGGAAGCCGATCGCCACGCCTCGCGCCGACGCTGTCGAGCGGATGGAAGCGCTGGCGCTGCGCATCGAGAATCCACCCAAGGTCAGCCAGTTCATGGTGAAGGCGCTCCGCACTGTGCGGGAGGAAACCACACTGCGGGAGGCCTCGCTGATCATTGTCCAGGAGTCACTCTCGCAGCTACCGGTCGTGAACGAGTCTGGCCGAGTCGAGTGGCTGCTCACCACCAACGCGCTGGCGCGCTGGCTGGGTGCGATGTACAAGGAGGATGGGTTCCTCGTCGAGGAGGGCGGCACGGTTGCCGAGGTGCGGGCGTACGCCGAGCAGCAGGACCGAGCAGAGACGACGTCGCCGAACACACTCGCCCGAAAGGCGTGCAACCGCCTGAGCGCAAGCGATGCTCCGGCAGCGCTGCTCGTTACCACCAACGGCAAGGAGTCCGGTCAGCTCCAGGGTATCCTCACCCGATTTGATGTTCCCCGGGTGCTGGCTGCACTGAGTTCGTAG
- a CDS encoding DNA-binding protein has translation MTEAPPTLTPSARARAAIAELEAAGASVTVQTVRSEAGVGRDTAAQAVREWRESAETAAALPEELQALMADAWSRQVQALVAQERAAAQAAQEQAAQARAEAEAAVQAAETARDAALAEVEGLRTEVADLRSRCDRTQGALEAVTAERDRLLGQQGTAPAA, from the coding sequence ATGACCGAGGCGCCCCCCACCCTGACCCCCTCCGCGCGTGCACGCGCCGCGATCGCCGAGCTCGAGGCCGCCGGTGCCTCGGTGACCGTCCAGACAGTGCGCTCCGAGGCCGGCGTGGGCCGTGACACTGCCGCGCAGGCCGTGCGCGAGTGGCGGGAGTCCGCCGAGACCGCGGCAGCGCTGCCCGAGGAGCTGCAGGCCCTCATGGCCGACGCATGGAGCCGGCAGGTGCAGGCCCTGGTGGCACAGGAGCGGGCTGCTGCCCAGGCTGCACAGGAGCAGGCGGCCCAGGCGAGAGCCGAGGCCGAGGCTGCCGTCCAGGCCGCGGAGACTGCCCGTGACGCCGCACTCGCCGAGGTCGAGGGGCTCCGGACCGAGGTGGCTGACCTGCGCTCCCGCTGCGACCGCACGCAGGGTGCGCTGGAGGCCGTCACCGCAGAGCGTGACCGCCTGCTGGGGCAGCAGGGCACCGCTCCGGCGGCGTAG
- a CDS encoding DNA methyltransferase, with product MARLSLKAIEERVAPLAGREEYDREFIFDLLLAYGKPRGNVTRLRNGSLNVATDQLTEVAQKNVVYFKETTGDPLEVIEDLKTSPAVVRFSTRFVIVTDYVELVAHDIKTNETIGFPIREIDQHFTFFLPWAGMEKAQYVAEAHADVKAAERMGKLFDELLQANPGIFDDERGRHALNIFFTRLLFCFFAEDTGIFTDNQFTNAIGSQTQPDGSDLAEFMADLFKALDTADPADKPPHLAGFPYVNGRLFTVTDDQVVPRFTKQARSELIAAGTLIWREINPDIFGSMFQAIVTPGKRSDLGQHYTSVPNILKTIEPLFLDGLKEELNAAQDSERRLVRLLDRIAVIKVFDPACGSGNFLVIAYKELRKLEHAILERLAELSSSHQQLWADSRISIESFYGIEIDDFAVEVAILSLWIAKHQMNREFREKFSVEIPLIPLKETGQIIAGNATRVNWNEVCPNDGESEIYLIGNPPYKGGKSQGKEMKADYPFVFGGRPYSKDLDYIALWFVKGADYIEGTRAELAFVTTNSVAQGEHVGLMFPMIFEMGIEIGYAYTSFKWENNAKRNAGVTVAVINLRVERPGKKYIFTDGLQAEAKNINGYLVDAAPTFIYRRSQPLSSTLPRMALGSMPKDGGHLLLEPADRAELQAAGPEASRYAKRYVGSAELINDVERYCLWISDQDLPVARSIPLIGKRLDAVATWRSESVASTTAEYAAHPNRFKQISYKPTESIMVPSISSGRREYIPMGYLGPETVISNKGFAVYDAEPWVFAVLGSKMHMAWTRAVSGRMREDYQYGAYIVYNNFPVPPLSEAMKEKLTVAALRVLDVREYHCEQTLAELYDPDKMPQDLREAHAAVDALVDSIYSKKPYESDEQRLSDLFALYERMTAEEAAKAPAKKTRRSAK from the coding sequence ATGGCGAGACTCAGCCTCAAGGCCATCGAGGAGCGGGTCGCACCTCTTGCTGGTCGCGAGGAGTACGACCGCGAGTTCATCTTCGATCTGCTGCTCGCCTACGGGAAGCCGCGGGGCAACGTCACCCGACTGCGTAACGGTTCGCTGAACGTCGCGACCGACCAGTTGACAGAGGTCGCGCAGAAGAACGTCGTCTACTTCAAAGAGACAACCGGCGACCCACTGGAGGTCATCGAGGACCTGAAGACGTCCCCGGCCGTGGTCCGGTTCAGTACGCGGTTCGTCATCGTCACCGACTACGTCGAGCTGGTGGCCCACGACATCAAGACCAACGAGACCATCGGTTTCCCGATCCGGGAGATCGATCAGCACTTCACCTTCTTCCTGCCGTGGGCGGGGATGGAGAAGGCCCAGTACGTCGCCGAGGCGCACGCCGACGTCAAGGCCGCCGAGCGCATGGGCAAGCTCTTTGATGAACTCCTACAGGCCAACCCGGGGATCTTCGACGACGAGCGCGGCCGGCACGCCCTGAACATCTTCTTCACCCGCCTGCTGTTCTGCTTCTTCGCCGAGGACACCGGCATCTTCACGGACAACCAGTTCACCAACGCCATCGGTTCACAGACACAGCCGGACGGCTCGGACCTGGCCGAGTTCATGGCCGACCTGTTCAAGGCGCTGGACACCGCCGACCCTGCCGACAAGCCGCCCCACCTCGCCGGCTTCCCCTACGTGAACGGTCGCCTGTTCACGGTCACAGACGACCAGGTGGTGCCGCGCTTCACGAAGCAGGCGCGCAGCGAGCTCATCGCCGCGGGCACGCTCATCTGGCGCGAGATCAACCCCGACATCTTCGGCTCGATGTTCCAGGCGATCGTCACGCCGGGCAAGCGCAGCGACCTGGGCCAGCACTACACCTCGGTGCCGAACATCCTGAAGACCATCGAACCGCTGTTCCTCGATGGCTTGAAGGAGGAGCTCAACGCAGCCCAGGACAGCGAACGCCGACTGGTCCGCCTCCTGGACCGCATCGCCGTGATCAAGGTCTTCGACCCAGCCTGTGGCTCAGGGAACTTCCTCGTCATCGCCTACAAGGAGTTGCGCAAACTCGAGCACGCGATCCTTGAGCGCCTGGCCGAGTTGAGCTCCTCCCACCAGCAGCTGTGGGCGGACTCGAGGATCAGCATTGAGAGCTTCTACGGCATCGAGATCGACGACTTCGCCGTCGAGGTGGCGATCCTCTCGCTCTGGATCGCCAAGCACCAGATGAACCGCGAGTTCCGCGAGAAGTTCAGCGTCGAGATCCCCCTCATCCCGCTGAAGGAGACTGGGCAGATCATTGCGGGCAACGCGACGCGGGTGAACTGGAACGAGGTGTGCCCGAACGACGGGGAGTCAGAGATCTACTTGATCGGGAATCCGCCCTACAAGGGCGGCAAATCCCAAGGGAAGGAGATGAAGGCCGACTACCCATTCGTCTTCGGCGGTCGCCCCTACTCGAAGGATCTAGACTACATCGCGCTCTGGTTCGTGAAAGGTGCTGACTACATCGAAGGAACGCGAGCTGAGCTCGCCTTCGTCACCACCAACTCTGTAGCGCAGGGCGAGCACGTCGGGCTCATGTTCCCGATGATCTTCGAGATGGGCATCGAGATCGGGTACGCCTACACGTCCTTCAAGTGGGAAAACAACGCAAAGCGCAATGCTGGCGTGACTGTAGCCGTCATCAACCTTCGGGTGGAGCGCCCGGGCAAGAAGTACATCTTCACCGACGGACTGCAGGCCGAAGCAAAGAATATCAATGGCTACCTCGTAGATGCTGCGCCGACGTTTATTTATCGCCGAAGCCAGCCGCTAAGTTCAACCCTGCCACGTATGGCGCTCGGCTCAATGCCGAAGGACGGCGGCCACCTACTGTTGGAACCGGCCGATCGCGCGGAACTGCAGGCAGCCGGGCCGGAGGCAAGTCGATACGCGAAGCGATATGTCGGGTCAGCAGAGCTTATCAACGACGTCGAGCGCTACTGCCTATGGATTTCCGATCAGGACCTACCGGTCGCCCGCTCCATTCCTCTCATTGGGAAGCGGCTCGACGCAGTCGCGACGTGGCGCAGCGAGAGTGTCGCTTCGACTACTGCGGAATATGCCGCGCACCCGAATCGATTCAAGCAGATCAGTTACAAGCCGACTGAGTCGATCATGGTGCCGAGTATCTCCTCGGGCCGGCGCGAGTACATCCCAATGGGGTATCTCGGCCCTGAGACGGTTATTTCGAACAAGGGCTTCGCGGTGTACGACGCTGAGCCTTGGGTGTTCGCGGTCCTTGGCTCCAAGATGCACATGGCTTGGACACGTGCCGTCTCTGGGCGAATGCGCGAGGACTATCAGTATGGCGCGTACATCGTCTACAACAACTTCCCGGTGCCGCCGTTGTCGGAGGCGATGAAGGAGAAGCTGACGGTGGCGGCGTTGCGTGTGCTTGATGTGCGTGAGTATCACTGCGAGCAGACGCTGGCTGAGCTCTACGACCCGGACAAGATGCCGCAGGACTTGCGTGAGGCCCACGCGGCGGTGGACGCGTTGGTCGACTCGATCTACTCGAAGAAGCCGTATGAGTCGGATGAGCAGCGGCTGTCGGACCTGTTCGCGCTGTATGAGCGCATGACTGCGGAGGAGGCCGCGAAGGCCCCGGCGAAGAAGACGCGGAGGAGCGCGAAGTGA
- a CDS encoding DEAD/DEAH box helicase produces MTVIKKPVNVVDVTYAQTKSSVNTDELGMREMQQRVFAQREAQHLLVKAPPASGKSRALMFVALDKLYNQGRKKVIVAVPERSIGASFAPTALTKHGFWADWEIKDEHNLCDAGSSAGKVDAFIDFLKGPDAVLVCTHATLRFAFERLAPESFNGTVLAIDEFHHVSADTESSRLGALLRDVMKGSDVHIVAMTGSYFRGDSVPVLSPEDEAKFTPVTFNYYDQLNGYEYLRSLGIGHHFYQGRYTDAIGEVLDLDKKTIVHIPSVNSGESTKDKIEEVGRIIDVIGQVESTDPNTGIISVRRQDTGEIVRVADLVDDTDQKKRGDTLHYLSHTASKESDGVDVIIALGMAKEGFDWPFAEHALTVGYRASLTEVIQIIGRVTRDSPGKSHAQFTNLIAEPDASQGEVKVSVNNMLKAITASLLMEQVLAPNFTFKTKKTDDEPAKHGELRIKGFKEPSSERVKQIVATDMNDLKAGILQNDTFAKAAAGSVDAETTNKVLIPKIIREKYPDLTEAEVEEVRQQVVVDSVVKNGEVREVGDKRFIKMATKFVKIDDLNINLIDSVNPFQRAFEVLSKSVTPSVLRLIQDTITSTKIEFSEEEALALFPKIKTWKQVHGKSPDLRSEDPAERRLAAALLFLQKRAAQRKAEKAAAEVVAE; encoded by the coding sequence GTGACTGTGATCAAGAAGCCCGTGAACGTCGTCGATGTGACGTACGCGCAGACGAAGTCCTCGGTGAACACCGATGAGCTCGGGATGCGGGAGATGCAGCAGCGTGTCTTCGCGCAGCGTGAGGCCCAACACCTGCTGGTGAAGGCCCCGCCGGCCTCGGGCAAGTCCCGTGCGCTGATGTTCGTGGCACTGGACAAGCTGTACAACCAGGGCCGCAAGAAGGTCATCGTCGCGGTCCCGGAGCGTTCGATCGGTGCGTCGTTCGCCCCGACAGCGTTGACGAAGCACGGCTTCTGGGCGGACTGGGAGATCAAGGACGAGCACAACCTGTGCGATGCGGGCTCATCGGCCGGCAAAGTCGACGCGTTCATCGACTTTCTCAAGGGTCCGGACGCGGTGCTCGTGTGCACCCACGCGACGCTGCGGTTCGCGTTCGAGAGGCTGGCCCCGGAGTCCTTCAACGGCACTGTGCTCGCGATCGACGAGTTCCACCACGTCTCCGCTGACACGGAGTCCTCACGGTTGGGTGCGCTGCTGCGGGACGTCATGAAGGGCTCGGACGTGCACATCGTGGCGATGACGGGCTCCTACTTCCGCGGGGACTCAGTGCCAGTGCTCTCGCCCGAGGACGAGGCGAAGTTCACGCCTGTGACGTTCAACTACTACGACCAGCTCAACGGGTATGAGTACCTGCGCTCCCTCGGTATCGGCCATCACTTCTACCAGGGCCGGTACACCGACGCGATCGGCGAGGTGCTCGACCTGGACAAGAAGACGATCGTGCACATCCCGAGCGTGAACTCGGGCGAGTCAACCAAGGACAAGATCGAGGAGGTCGGGCGGATCATCGACGTGATCGGCCAGGTCGAGTCGACCGACCCCAACACGGGGATCATCAGTGTGCGCCGCCAGGACACCGGCGAGATCGTGCGGGTTGCGGACCTGGTCGACGACACCGACCAGAAGAAGCGCGGCGACACCCTGCACTACCTCTCACACACCGCCTCGAAGGAGAGCGACGGCGTCGACGTCATCATCGCGCTCGGCATGGCGAAGGAGGGCTTCGACTGGCCCTTCGCCGAGCACGCCCTCACCGTGGGCTACCGGGCCTCGCTCACAGAGGTGATCCAGATCATCGGACGGGTCACGCGTGACAGTCCGGGCAAGTCGCACGCCCAGTTCACCAACCTCATCGCCGAGCCAGACGCCTCGCAGGGTGAGGTCAAGGTGTCCGTGAACAACATGCTCAAGGCGATCACCGCCTCCCTGCTCATGGAGCAAGTGCTGGCACCGAACTTCACCTTCAAGACCAAGAAGACCGACGACGAGCCCGCCAAGCACGGCGAGCTGAGAATCAAGGGCTTCAAGGAGCCCTCCAGCGAGCGCGTGAAGCAGATCGTCGCGACCGACATGAACGACCTGAAGGCCGGCATCCTGCAGAACGACACATTCGCCAAGGCCGCGGCAGGATCGGTCGACGCTGAGACGACAAACAAGGTGCTGATCCCGAAGATCATCCGCGAGAAGTACCCTGACCTGACCGAGGCGGAGGTCGAGGAGGTGCGGCAGCAGGTGGTCGTGGACTCGGTGGTCAAGAACGGTGAGGTGCGTGAGGTCGGCGACAAGCGCTTCATCAAGATGGCCACGAAGTTCGTGAAGATCGACGACCTGAACATCAACCTCATCGACTCCGTCAACCCCTTCCAGCGCGCGTTCGAGGTGCTGTCGAAGTCCGTCACACCATCAGTGCTGCGACTCATCCAGGACACGATCACCTCGACGAAGATCGAGTTCTCCGAGGAGGAGGCGCTAGCACTGTTCCCGAAGATCAAGACGTGGAAGCAGGTCCACGGCAAGAGCCCGGACCTGCGCTCTGAGGACCCAGCGGAGAGGCGACTGGCCGCAGCGTTGCTCTTCTTGCAGAAGCGGGCCGCGCAGCGCAAGGCCGAGAAGGCTGCGGCCGAGGTGGTCGCGGAATGA
- a CDS encoding GIY-YIG nuclease family protein — translation MSENEGIELAAPLSLDDILDDELLVAPEKPKKVTSSDRLERAFLEIVEFRRSQGRLPSSQTREIAERKLGARLDGFLANEAKAEAVKHLDEFGLLEAPAAPASIDDLLEGEDLEGLLGDDSGILDVSDLPVLKRPESVAQRVKAKDFEQFEPLFKAKHAELRDGVFQLRPFTSMDLIREGMFFVLNGVMCFVAEVGEKVDMVIGGESRKKKRLRLVFENGTESAMYDKSLQTRMYEVQGQVLVRTGHTDILDTDIESGHIYVLQSLSTDPLIANLKDLHKIGFSTTSVEQRVKGASTSPTYLMAPVKIVADYRVYNLKASALENLLHRVFADVRLDLTQIDKKGRDYDPSEWFVVPREVINRAIAMIMSGEIVDYEYDRAQQTLVKRV, via the coding sequence ATGAGCGAGAACGAGGGCATCGAGCTCGCAGCACCGCTGAGCCTCGACGACATCCTCGACGACGAACTGCTCGTCGCGCCGGAGAAGCCGAAGAAGGTCACCTCCTCAGACCGCTTGGAGCGGGCCTTCCTGGAGATCGTCGAGTTCCGGCGCAGCCAGGGGCGGCTACCCAGCTCGCAGACGCGCGAGATCGCCGAGCGCAAGCTCGGAGCTCGCCTGGACGGGTTCCTGGCCAACGAAGCTAAGGCCGAGGCCGTCAAGCATCTCGACGAGTTCGGCCTACTGGAAGCCCCCGCAGCGCCGGCGTCCATCGATGACCTCCTGGAGGGCGAGGACCTGGAGGGGCTGCTGGGTGATGATTCCGGGATCCTGGACGTGTCGGACCTACCCGTCCTCAAGCGCCCGGAGTCGGTGGCCCAGCGAGTGAAGGCGAAGGACTTCGAGCAGTTCGAGCCCTTGTTCAAGGCGAAGCACGCCGAGTTGCGCGACGGCGTCTTCCAGCTCAGGCCGTTCACGAGCATGGATCTCATCCGGGAGGGGATGTTCTTCGTGCTCAACGGCGTCATGTGCTTCGTCGCCGAGGTCGGCGAGAAGGTCGACATGGTGATCGGCGGCGAGTCACGCAAGAAGAAGCGCCTGCGCCTGGTGTTCGAGAACGGCACCGAGTCTGCGATGTACGACAAGAGCCTGCAGACCCGCATGTACGAGGTGCAGGGACAGGTGCTCGTGCGCACGGGCCACACCGACATCCTCGACACCGACATCGAGAGCGGACACATCTACGTCCTGCAATCGCTGAGCACCGACCCGTTGATCGCGAACCTCAAGGACCTGCACAAGATCGGGTTCTCGACAACGAGCGTCGAGCAACGCGTGAAGGGCGCCTCGACGTCACCGACCTACCTGATGGCCCCGGTCAAGATCGTCGCGGACTACCGCGTGTACAACCTCAAGGCATCAGCCCTGGAGAACCTGCTGCACCGCGTCTTCGCCGACGTACGCCTGGACCTGACGCAGATTGACAAGAAGGGCCGCGACTACGACCCCTCGGAGTGGTTCGTCGTGCCACGCGAGGTCATCAACCGAGCCATCGCCATGATCATGTCCGGCGAGATCGTCGACTACGAGTACGACAGGGCGCAGCAGACGCTGGTCAAGCGGGTCTGA
- a CDS encoding type II secretion system F family protein, which produces MLLAVASLLAIGALLGWRRPAPHPPAEPDRVPADGPDEPAEPDLELDPALACDLIAATLRGGASIPAALAALGQACGHRGRELVIGARMLPLGSSWDEAFARVEEHWRVVLAPMRESWERGVAPESMLRAAAADIRARRSAAAREAAERLGVSLVVPLGLCLLPAFVLLGIVPAVIATGGLLLAG; this is translated from the coding sequence ATGCTGCTGGCCGTGGCCTCCTTGCTCGCGATCGGTGCCCTGCTCGGGTGGCGGCGCCCGGCGCCACACCCACCGGCGGAACCCGACCGTGTCCCCGCCGACGGTCCCGATGAGCCTGCCGAACCCGATCTGGAACTGGACCCGGCACTCGCCTGCGACCTGATCGCCGCCACGCTGCGCGGTGGCGCCTCGATCCCGGCTGCGCTCGCGGCATTGGGGCAGGCGTGTGGGCACCGCGGGCGCGAACTGGTGATCGGTGCCCGCATGCTCCCGCTGGGAAGCTCCTGGGACGAGGCGTTCGCGCGGGTGGAGGAACACTGGCGGGTGGTCCTCGCGCCGATGCGGGAGTCCTGGGAGCGCGGCGTGGCCCCGGAGTCGATGCTGCGCGCCGCCGCCGCGGACATCCGCGCACGCCGGTCGGCAGCGGCGCGGGAGGCCGCTGAACGGCTCGGTGTGTCCTTGGTGGTCCCACTGGGGTTGTGCCTGCTTCCGGCGTTCGTTCTGCTGGGGATCGTGCCCGCCGTCATCGCCACCGGTGGGCTGCTGCTCGCGGGCTAG
- a CDS encoding TadA family conjugal transfer-associated ATPase — protein MRRRLAATGPGHPAQLLEELAATAPALGTGAIQRAVAGAIADQRGTGPALEDLWLDGTVTDVLVNGDGAVWVDRGNGLQRTGVVIQDVRGLARRLAAAAGKRLDDAAPIADGRLPDGTRLHAVLAPLAATGACISLRRHRVQAVDLAAWQAGGGTGRQGMAVLLALVDARANVLISGATGSGKTTLLAAMLGRAGTGERLVCIEEARELAPVHPHVVHLQARAANVQGAGEISLADLVRAALRMRPDRLVLGECRGAEVREVLMALNTGHDGGMATVHANAAADVPARLIALASLAGMDAQATAVQAVSAIDAVVHLTRQAGRRVVSQIAVLALDSGSLVAPLAMRRVGGDLEPDHAWERLARRLEGAHR, from the coding sequence TTGCGCCGTCGACTCGCCGCCACTGGGCCCGGGCATCCGGCGCAGCTCCTCGAGGAGCTGGCGGCCACGGCACCCGCGCTCGGCACCGGCGCCATCCAGCGTGCGGTGGCGGGGGCCATCGCCGATCAGCGGGGCACCGGGCCGGCGCTGGAGGACCTCTGGCTCGACGGCACCGTCACCGACGTGCTGGTGAACGGCGACGGTGCGGTGTGGGTGGACCGCGGGAACGGCCTGCAGCGGACCGGGGTAGTGATCCAGGATGTGCGCGGGCTGGCGCGGCGGCTCGCGGCGGCGGCCGGCAAGCGGCTGGACGATGCCGCACCGATCGCGGACGGGAGATTGCCGGACGGCACGCGGCTGCACGCCGTGCTCGCGCCGCTCGCTGCGACGGGCGCGTGCATCTCGCTGCGGCGCCATCGCGTGCAGGCGGTGGACCTGGCGGCCTGGCAGGCCGGCGGTGGGACCGGTAGGCAGGGGATGGCGGTGCTGTTGGCACTGGTGGACGCGCGCGCGAACGTGCTGATCAGTGGCGCGACGGGCAGCGGGAAGACGACGCTGCTTGCCGCGATGCTGGGGCGCGCGGGCACCGGGGAACGTCTCGTGTGCATCGAGGAGGCGCGCGAGCTCGCGCCCGTGCACCCGCACGTGGTGCACCTGCAGGCGCGGGCCGCGAACGTGCAGGGTGCCGGTGAGATCAGCCTCGCTGACCTGGTGCGGGCCGCGCTGCGGATGCGTCCCGACCGATTGGTACTCGGGGAATGCCGGGGAGCCGAGGTGCGTGAGGTCCTGATGGCGCTGAACACCGGGCACGACGGCGGGATGGCCACGGTGCACGCGAACGCCGCCGCCGACGTGCCCGCGCGGCTGATCGCGCTCGCGTCGCTGGCCGGGATGGATGCTCAGGCGACCGCGGTCCAGGCGGTCAGCGCGATCGATGCCGTTGTGCATCTGACCCGGCAGGCCGGACGGCGTGTGGTCTCCCAGATCGCGGTCCTCGCGCTGGACTCGGGCTCGCTCGTGGCGCCGTTGGCCATGCGCCGGGTGGGTGGCGACCTCGAACCGGACCACGCGTGGGAGCGCTTGGCGCGCCGGTTGGAAGGGGCTCATCGGTGA